The sequence ATCGTGTCCGGCCAGGTGGAGCAGGCCGTGGATGATCAGGTGGGCGGCGTGCCGGTCCAGCGCAAGGTGTTTGTCATCCGCTTCACGGGCACAGGTCTCGCAGGCGAGTGCTATATCGCCCAGCAGGACGGGTGGGCCATCCGGCTCTAGCGCAAGCAATTCGCCGCGATCCAGCATCGGGAAGGAGAGGACGTTGGTCGGCTTGTCGCGGCTGCGCCATTCGCGGTTCAACTCGTGAATTTCACTGTCCGAGGTGAACAGCAGGCTGGCGGAAAGGCGCGGGTTGCCCAAAGCGGGTTCGGCACATGCGGCAGCCATCGCTGCACGCTGCGCCAAAGCAGCCCATTCGCCGGCGGGCCAGCCTTCGATATCGATATCCAGATTCACCGTTTGGCGTCTTCGCCTTCATAGGCTTCCACGATCCGGCCCACGATCGGGTGACGCACCACATCGGCAGAGGTGAAGCGGGTGACCGCAACGCCTTCCACACCGTCCAGCCGGTCCACCGCATCGGCCAGGCCGCTCATCCGGTCGCCGCCGGGAATATCGACTTGACGGGGATCGCCGCACACCACCATGCGGCTGTTCTGGCCGAACCGGGTGAGGAACATCTTCATCTGCTCGCGCGTGGTGTTCTGCGCCTCGTCCAGAATCACGAAAGCATCGGCCAAAGTGCGCCCGCGCATGAATGCGATCGGAGCGATTTCGATTTCACCGCTGGCGATCCTGCGCTCCACCTGTTCAGGCGGCATGCAATCATACAGCGCATCGTAAAGCGGCCGCAAATAGGGATCGACCTTGTCCTTCATGTCGCCAGGCAGGAAGCCGAGCCGCTCGCCCGCTTCCACTGCAGGGCGTGACAGGATCAGGCGCTGGACGCTGCCGGTGATCAGTTGGCTGACCGCTTGCGCAACCGCGACATAGGTCTTGCCCGTGCCCGCCGGACCGAGCGCGAATATCACGTCCTCGCGCGCCAATTGCCGCATGTAATCGCTCTGCGCCGCGCTGCGCGGCACGATAGTCTTGCGCCGGGTGCGGATCATGATGGGCGGCGTTTCCTTCGCGCCCGAGACGATCCCGTCCAGCGTGGGTTCGTTGGACATGGCAATGACCGCTTCGATCATGCCCTGATCCAGCTCCTGCCCCAGCGCCAGCCGGTCATACATGGCCTGCAACACATCGCGCGCGCGGGCGACCGAATCTTCCGGCCCTTCGATCATCACCATGTCGCCGCGTGCGGATATGAATACACCCAGGCGGTTTTCGACCTGCACCAGATTGGCGTCGAACTGGCCGAACAAGGGTACCAGCAAAGACTGGTCTTCGAAGCTTACCTCCGCCTTGGCGCGGCGAATCTCGCGTGCGGGAACGGGCGGCTTGGACAATGCCGGATCGGCGCTGCCGCTGCGGCTGGCTTTCGGGGAAGGTCGTCGGCCCATAGGGTCCTTTCGCTGGAGGTCGGCCAAATCTAGGCTCCAACGCGCGAAGGGCAAGGGATCAGCGCGCGATCGGCGGTGGAAAGTCACCAAAGCGCAACAAATATTGCATCCGTTCTACGCAATCGCAGGCTGCTTTATGGCCCCTTCCAGCGAATTGGGGCCAGCCTGGAGCAATTGCGCCCCCACCAGATCGCCGATCTGGCAGTCGCCTTCGAACCAGACCGATTGGAGCCAGGGCGATTTGCCGAGCCATTGGCCCGGATGCTTTCCCTTGCGTTCGACCAGGACTTCACAGACCTTGCCGACACTGGCCCGGTTGAAGGCGTGCTGGTCGCGATTGAGTGAGGCTTGCAGCCGTTGCAGCCGCTCGTCCATGATGTCGGCTGCGATCTGATTGTCCATCGCTGCGGCAGGGGTGCCGGGGCGGGGCGAATATTTGAAGCTGAATGCCTGCGCGTAGCCAACCGCATCGACTATGGCGAGCGTCTCTTCGAATTCCGCGTCGCTCTCGCCGGGGAAGCCAACTATGAAATCGCCCGACAAGGCTAGATCGGGGCGCGCCGCGCGAAACCGTTCGAGCAGTTTGAGATAGCTGTCTGCCGTATGACTACGGTTCATCGCCTTAAGCACGCGGTCGCTGCCGCTTTGCACCGGCAAATGGAGGAACGGCATCAGCTTGTCGATTTCGCCATGCGCCGCAATCAGGGCATCGTCCATGTCCGCGGGATGGCTGGTGGTGTAGCGAATGCGGGCGAGCCCCGGCACATCGGCCAGTGCGCGGATGAGGCCTGCCATGCCTATAGCGTGTCCTGCAGCATCCTCGCCGGTCCATGCGCTGACATTCTGGCCGAGCAGCGAGATTTCCTTCGCACCGGCATCGACCAGTTTGTAAGCTTCGTCCACCAGATCGCTGAAAGGTCGTGATATTTCCGCGCCGCGAGTGTAGGGGACCACGCAATATGTGCAGAATTTGTCGCACCCTTCCTGAATTGTCAGGAAAGCGCTTGGCGGCGATTTGCGGCGCCGGGGCAGGGCGGCGAATTTGGCGATGGCCGGCATGTCCGTATCGGTTGCGCGGCGTCCCGATACTGCATCGTCGATCATTTGCGGCAGGCGGTGATAGGCCTGCGGGCCGACCACCATCGAGACATCGGGCGCGCGGGCCATGATTTCCTCGCCCTCGGCCTGCGCGACGCATCCGGCAACAGCGATCAGCGGCTTCTTGCCCGCAGCGCGCCCGGCTTTCGATATCCGCCCGATGTCGGAATAGACCTTCTCGGCCGCCTTTTCACGGATATGGCACGTATTGAGCACAACCAGATCGGCCTCTTCGCCCTCGGCAGCGGGAGCAATGCCCTGCTCGGCAAGCAATTCGCCCATCCTGTCGCCATCATAGACATTCATCTGGCAACCGAAGCTTTTGACCCGGTAGGTCTTGGGAGGATCCGATTTCTGCATGGCGGGGCGGTTAGACGAAAACCGGGAGGCGTTAAAGCGTCATCGCTCGCTGAATGGACGCGTGAGAAGCGGCGGCCATCGATTTGCGGTCGGTCAGGGCCTCGCCCGACAGGGGTTCGAGGAAATGGATATCCAGCTTGATCGGGCGATACCGTGCCAGCACCCGTTTGAAATTGTCGAGGCCCGGCTCGTCCCCGACCCAGGAAATATGCGGTGCGTCATGATAGGCCAGCAGGACCGGCTGCACCGAAACACCGTCCGGCA comes from Alteripontixanthobacter sp. and encodes:
- the ybeY gene encoding rRNA maturation RNase YbeY → MNLDIDIEGWPAGEWAALAQRAAMAAACAEPALGNPRLSASLLFTSDSEIHELNREWRSRDKPTNVLSFPMLDRGELLALEPDGPPVLLGDIALACETCAREADDKHLALDRHAAHLIIHGLLHLAGHDHEISTADADAMEALEIDALAAMGIADPYGDRPGDPGVIQE
- a CDS encoding PhoH family protein, whose product is MGRRPSPKASRSGSADPALSKPPVPAREIRRAKAEVSFEDQSLLVPLFGQFDANLVQVENRLGVFISARGDMVMIEGPEDSVARARDVLQAMYDRLALGQELDQGMIEAVIAMSNEPTLDGIVSGAKETPPIMIRTRRKTIVPRSAAQSDYMRQLAREDVIFALGPAGTGKTYVAVAQAVSQLITGSVQRLILSRPAVEAGERLGFLPGDMKDKVDPYLRPLYDALYDCMPPEQVERRIASGEIEIAPIAFMRGRTLADAFVILDEAQNTTREQMKMFLTRFGQNSRMVVCGDPRQVDIPGGDRMSGLADAVDRLDGVEGVAVTRFTSADVVRHPIVGRIVEAYEGEDAKR
- the miaB gene encoding tRNA (N6-isopentenyl adenosine(37)-C2)-methylthiotransferase MiaB; the encoded protein is MQKSDPPKTYRVKSFGCQMNVYDGDRMGELLAEQGIAPAAEGEEADLVVLNTCHIREKAAEKVYSDIGRISKAGRAAGKKPLIAVAGCVAQAEGEEIMARAPDVSMVVGPQAYHRLPQMIDDAVSGRRATDTDMPAIAKFAALPRRRKSPPSAFLTIQEGCDKFCTYCVVPYTRGAEISRPFSDLVDEAYKLVDAGAKEISLLGQNVSAWTGEDAAGHAIGMAGLIRALADVPGLARIRYTTSHPADMDDALIAAHGEIDKLMPFLHLPVQSGSDRVLKAMNRSHTADSYLKLLERFRAARPDLALSGDFIVGFPGESDAEFEETLAIVDAVGYAQAFSFKYSPRPGTPAAAMDNQIAADIMDERLQRLQASLNRDQHAFNRASVGKVCEVLVERKGKHPGQWLGKSPWLQSVWFEGDCQIGDLVGAQLLQAGPNSLEGAIKQPAIA